In Rhodoferax koreense, a genomic segment contains:
- a CDS encoding nuclear transport factor 2 family protein — translation MPVTDRTVELNRSVVKSFYEGGVRGDITAIASHLHDKFVCSAPNYLPWGGNTPSAYGYLNVVLPQVAKVLDFSRFSYDSMTAEGDHVVALINVGVSDTDAMIKISEHWSLENGKARSIWVAYYEPAALLERIARTASSR, via the coding sequence GTTACCGACCGCACCGTGGAACTCAACAGATCCGTGGTCAAATCGTTTTACGAGGGTGGTGTGCGAGGTGACATCACGGCCATCGCGTCCCACCTGCACGACAAATTCGTTTGTAGCGCGCCCAACTATTTGCCGTGGGGTGGCAATACACCGAGCGCATATGGCTACCTCAACGTGGTGTTACCCCAAGTTGCCAAAGTCCTCGACTTCAGCCGCTTCTCGTACGACAGCATGACGGCCGAAGGTGATCACGTCGTCGCACTCATCAACGTTGGCGTCAGTGACACCGACGCAATGATCAAGATCTCCGAACATTGGTCGCTCGAGAACGGCAAGGCACGTTCGATCTGGGTTGCGTACTACGAGCCTGCCGCGCTGTTGGAGCGCATCGCGCGAACCGCGTCTTCGCGCTGA